A part of Aegilops tauschii subsp. strangulata cultivar AL8/78 chromosome 2, Aet v6.0, whole genome shotgun sequence genomic DNA contains:
- the LOC141040882 gene encoding uncharacterized protein, with the protein MAGSHDDISFLQHSPVFARLAEGHCPEVNFEINGHDYNKGYYLPDGIYPQWSTLVNTIPNSQGEKRQRFAQMQESARKDVERALGVLQSRWGIVRNPALTWSTQKL; encoded by the coding sequence ATGGCTGGTTCTCACGATGATATTAGCTTTCTTCAGCATTCTCCAGTGTTTGCAAGGCTTGCAGAAGGCCACTGCCCGGAGGTCAACTTTGAGATCAATGGCCACGACTACAACAAGGGATATTACCTACCTGATGGTATCTATCCCCAGTGGTCCACTCTTGTGAATACCATACCCAATTCGCAAGGAGAGAAGAGACAGAGGTTTGCCCAAATGCAGGAGAGTGCTAGGAAAGATGTGGAGCGTGCATTAGGTGTGCTTCAGTCTCGATGGGGTATTGTTCGAAACCCTGCATTGACATGGAGCACTCAGAAGCTTtag
- the LOC109759961 gene encoding uncharacterized protein — protein MPCAAELVNGEGGAIKVGTTGTIGSLMTRELEAIKVAPQGAATPRLRRQSSPVSVPCGASPRKIIPRKSSSSVSSSSNGRADRVSAEEACKTRRSSQRNKSSSPMLHSDGALVDRSPNFEKAKKKGNVHGVEVVDVRCGNPMSSRLRKLGFSKLSETFA, from the coding sequence ATGCCGTGCGCCGCCGAGCTTGTCAACGGTGAGGGGGGCGCTATCAAGGTGGGCACAACCGGCACCATCGGCTCGCTCATGACGAGAGAACTGGAGGCCATCAAAGTCGCGCCGCAAGGAGCTGCCACCCCGCGCCTGAGACGCCAAAGCAGTCCGGTTTCGGTGCCCTGCGGCGCTAGCCCCCGGAAGATCATCCCAAGGAAGAGCTCGTCCAGTGTCTCCAGCAGCAGCAATGGCAGAGCTGACCGTGTGAGCGCTGAAGAAGCCTGCAAGACGAGGAGGAGCTCTCAGCGGAACAAGTCGAGCTCCCCAATGCTGCACTCGGATGGCGCGCTGGTTGACAGGAGCCCCAACTTCGAGAAGGCCAAGAAGAAAGGAAATGTGCATGGCGTCGAGGTGGTGGATGTCAGGTGCGGTAATCCGATGAGCAGCCGCCTCAGGAAGCTGGGTTTCTCCAAGCTGTCGGAGACCTTTGCCTAG